A portion of the Fusarium oxysporum f. sp. lycopersici 4287 supercont2.50 genomic scaffold, whole genome shotgun sequence genome contains these proteins:
- a CDS encoding uncharacterized protein (At least one base has a quality score < 10), producing MTATISSIPHLQSPTLTQDWDADGISTLSRRDLTLPGNNNGHIPKICEKYPRTLQDIIDLTNHILRYRISPLNHNHDQNLDEGCQNIRSSFSKGLLSSTVRIYERKSVESPLRQAANPHAGVFRYDDNPPRGLRKYTGKYEVLGTYADNVHRKSNEQIRPALRSRRHHRSPGTLPLYKSVRFDSALENIIYFHEMDRPFDVRKDTSPVTDCDETDLFPPPYKSLKKRTSFYEWELFTPNFPHHTTARETMPVRLERVSLCNDQMAILGSVIVANLAFEKSVVCRFTFDFWKTIWETTAKYDHETFNIGEIPGYDRFVFSIMLANTVDFEAQPLFLCIRYDVNGQEYWDNNSGTNFQVDVIKRYLCWGNKG from the coding sequence ATGACGGCCACTATCTCATCGATCCCCCACCTGCAATCCCCTACTCTAACTCAGGATTGGGACGCGGACGGAATATCGACTCTATCTCGTCGTGATTTGACGTTGCCTGGCAACAATAATGGACATATTCCAAAGATTTGTGAGAAGTATCCAAGAACTCTACAAGATATCATAGACCTCACCAATCATATCTTGCGATACAGGATATCGCCACTGAATCACAATCACGACCAGAATCTGGATGAAGGATGTCAAAATATCCGTTCTAGCTTCAGCAAAGGCCTTCTCAGTAGCACGGTTCGCATATACGAGAGAAAGAGCGTAGAGTCTCCTCTCCGCCAGGCAGCTAACCCTCATGCTGGCGTTTTCAGATATGATGACAACCCACCAAGAGGGCTGAGAAAATATACTGGAAAATATGAGGTGCTCGGGACCTATGCCGACAACGTCCACAGAAAGTCGAATGAACAGATCCGACCAGCTCTGCGTTCACGCCGTCATCATCGGTCTCCAGGCACACTCCCGCTTTACAAATCGGTTCGCTTCGACTCAGCCCTGGAGAATATTATCTATTTTCATGAGATGGACCGTCCCTTCGATGTGAGGAAAGATACATCACCTGTCACAGATTGTGACGAAACCGATTTGTTCCCACCCCCATATAAGAGTCTCAAAAAAAGGACATCGTTTTATGAATGGGAGTTATTTACCCCTAACTTCCCTCATCATACTACCGCTCGTGAAACCATGCCCGTCAGGCTTGAGAGGGTATCTCTTTGCAATGATCAAATGGCTATACTAGGCTCTGTTATAGTGGCCAACTTGGCTTTCGAAAAGTCAGTCGTCTGCCGTTTTACATTCGATTTCTGGAAAACTATTTGGGAAACTACAGCTAAATACGATCATGAGACATTCAATATTGGCGAAATACCCGGATATGATCGATTTGTTTTCTCTATAATGCTGGCTAATACCGTTGACTTTGAGGCACAACCTTTATTCCTTTGTATACGCTATGATGTTAATGGACAAGAATACTGGGATAATAATTCCGGTACCAACTTTCAAGTTGATGTTATAAAGAGATATCTCTGCTGGGGTAATAAAGGGTAG
- a CDS encoding uncharacterized protein (At least one base has a quality score < 10) — protein sequence MSRHVLIIGGHGRIAQILTQQLLKKSWTVTSLIRSQDQVSEINSLATADQGDLNVLVRNLEHVHDTSQARSILDEVKPHTVVWCAGAGGEARPDQTFAIDRDAAINFIKAAVQMPTVKKLLLISYINCRRERPSWWDEDAWIYAQEMQRGGLLSYCQAKLAADEILLQEASTRANFSGISLRLGILSDEPAGLIELGKTTTSRGSVSRASVAEVIVSLLEHETVRTAWLDMLDGAEDIETAVERVVNDRENAAEKGNRPQT from the exons ATGAGTCGACACGTCCTGATCATCGGCGGCCATGGAAGGATTGCTCAGATCCTTACGCAGCAACTACTCAAGAAGTCGTGGACCGTCACTAGTCTCATTCGGAGTCAGGATCAAGTCTCCGAGATCAACAGCCTAGCCACTGCTGACCAGGGAGATTTAAACGTGCTGGTCCGTAATTTGGAACATGTCCACGATACTTCCCAGGCAAGATCGATCCTCGATGAAGTCAAACCACATACCGTTGTTTGGTGCGCTGGAGCAGGTGGGGAGGCAAGGCCTGACCAA ACGTTTGCGATCGACCGAGATGCTGCtattaactttattaaaGCTGCAGTCCAAATGCCGACTGTTAAAAAATTACTTCTTATTTCGTATATTAACTGTCGCCGAGAGCGACCTAGTTGGTGGGATGAGGACGCCTGGATATACGCTCAAGAGATGCAGAGAGGCGGTCTCTTGAGCTACTGTCAAGCTAAATTAGCAGCAGATGAGATACTTCTTCAAGAGGCGTCCACCCGAGCTAACTTCTCGGGGATAAGTCTTCGCCTGGGCATACTGTCGGACGAACCCGCAGGGTTGATCGAGCTTGGAAAAACTACAACGTCGAGGGGTAGTGTTAGCCGGGCATCTGTAGCTGAAGTTATTGTGTCGTTGCTTGAGCATGAGACGGTGCGGACAGCCTGGCTGGATATGCTTGATGGCGCTGAAGATATTGAAACTGCTGTCGAACGTGTAGTCAATGACCGAGAGAATGCGGCTGAGAAAGGAAATCGACCGCAGACCTAG